The Watersipora subatra chromosome 1, tzWatSuba1.1, whole genome shotgun sequence genome has a window encoding:
- the LOC137402554 gene encoding drebrin-like protein B → MALDLKSHRDDIIKAWKDISNVDSNNTWVIYGYEGQTGVLKVVEIGDGDFEEMVDSLNAGKIQYAYCRVTDPNTSLSKFVLVNWQGDGAPDVLKGRCANHVRDVAALLRGAHLTINARDEADLDTEDVLQKVAKSSGANYSIHKEKAVKMEESSGPVGSVYKRVKPQSEIKIEERDKFWEKTELEENKRKQLELQEKRSAQQKLEAERKQRELEETRERDKKVLEHSKRVQQQRDAEQAAVRKVERSASSNSQQDIDEDENERRGRSESLRRQRAAEAKQLVQQRGNNPRDMFKQRERAASQDEGHAPPPAPKKVIRPFQAQQQPQSTQRQPSPPRQRDPTPPRPRDPTPPPRDPTPPPREPTPPPRDATPPPASTPAQSSLLHQGLPPRQDSDEEEDDQDWDAPADSGYDITPTISHHTDPPATGPSYEEEDGSMKARALYDYQATADDEVSFDPGDLITNIEVVDEGWWIGTASDGSRGLFPANYVEVI, encoded by the exons ATGGCATTGGATTTAAAATCTCATCGAGATGATATAATCAAAGCTTGGAAAGACATATCTAATGTTGATTCGAATAACACTTG GGTAATCTATGGATATGAAGGGCAAACTGGAGTACTCAAAGTCGTTGAGATTGGAG ATGGCGACTTTGAAGAAATGGTTGACTCGTTAAACGCTGGCAAAATACAATATGCCTACTGCAGAGTCACCGACCCAAATACAAGTCTGTCCAAGTTTGTTCTTGTCAACTGGCAGGGTGATGGAGCTCCCGATGTTCTCAAAGGGAGATGCGCTAACCACGTGAGGGATGTAGCCGCGCTTTTACGG GGTGCTCACCTGACTATTAATGCTAGAGACGAAGCTGATCTTGACACGGAGGATGTATTGCAGAAAGTGGCCAAGTCATCCGGGGCTAACTACAG CATTCATAAAGAGAAAGCTGTAAAAATGGAAGAGAGCAGTGGTCCAGTCGGATCTGTATATAAAAGAGTTAAACCTCAATCTGAAATCAAAATTGAAGAAAGAGACAAATTTTGGGAGAAAACAGAA CTGGAAGAGAACAAGAGGAAGCAATTGGAGCTGCAAGAGAAAAGATCTGCCCAGCAAAAGTTGGAGGCAGAAAGAAAGCAACGAGAG CTGGAAGAGACGAGAGAGAGAGACAAGAAAGTTCTGGAGCACTCAAAGCGTGTACAGCAGCAAAGGGATGCTGAACAAGCAGCGGTGAGAAAAGTTGAAAGATCAGCCAGCTCCAACAGCCAACAAGATATTGATGAGGACGAGAATGAAAGGAGAGGTAGAAGTGAGTCGCTAAGACGACAGAGGGCTGCT GAAGCAAAGCAGTTGGTACAACAAAGAGGAAATAATCCTCGAGACATGTTCAAGCAGCGAGAGCGAGCTGCATCACAGGATGAAGGACACGCCCCACCGCCTGCACCCAA AAAGGTTATCAGGCCATTCCAAGCTCAACAGCAACCTCAATCCACACAACGCCAACCTTCCCCACCTCGTCAACGAGACCCAACACCGCCTCGTCCACGAGACCCAACACCACCTCCGAGAGACCCAACACCACCTCCGAGAGAACCAACCCCACCTCCAAGAGATGCAACACCACCTCCTGCCTCCACTCCTGCTCAGTCATCACTTCTCCATCAAGGCCTTCCACCAAGGCAAGATTCTGATGAGGAGGAAGATGACCAGGACTGGGATG CTCCTGCTGATTCGGGATATGACATAACCCCGACTATTTCTCACCATACGGATCCTCCAGCTACTGGGCCCAGCTACGAAGAAGAGGATGGAAGTATGAAGGCACGTGCCTTGTATGACTACCAAGCCA